In Brachyhypopomus gauderio isolate BG-103 unplaced genomic scaffold, BGAUD_0.2 sc34, whole genome shotgun sequence, the following are encoded in one genomic region:
- the LOC143485481 gene encoding uncharacterized protein LOC143485481, translated as MARERDSLRAELDRLRDERKREREELEKEREERRREREESRRMMEEREKLLSNTVLLQDRCDELHRRLSEVEQREHGDDNLERKKQEEGKEKSREKEGSLGVEEMEPPLSPVPTSHNNHSSIDDLREYISCEGVSLQRARQFLEKETSCLRARQAALRTAHPSPQRSAAGGSAQPLCQEVSEQEKLRETVQKDHTLLRKKEERLSQLETSLTEELSCDEGERLVGDRRVSFDVRDSETSRDEYGQEETRVSMDTSARYPMRATRAYSGYTPARPLFTRYPAAPPTNGLVQLGLDENNQIKVYHYRRGTIH; from the exons atggccag agaacgggacagtctgcgtgcggagctggacagactaagagatgagaggaagagagaaagggaggagctggaaaaagagagagaggaaaggaggagggagagggaggagagcagaaggatgatggaggagagagagaagctactgagcaatacagtgcttctacaggatagatgtgatgaactccacagaaggctcag cgaggtggagcagagagagcatggagacgataacctggagaggaagaaacaggaggagggcaaggagaagagcagagagaaggagggctccctcggagtggaggaaatggaacctcctctctcccctgtgcccacctcccacaacaaccacagcagcatagacga cttgcgggagtatatctcgtgtgaaggtgtttctctgcagagagcaagacagttcttagagaaagagaccagctgtctgagagcgagacaagcggcactaaggacggcccaccccagcccgcagaggtccgctgcaggaggttctgctcagcctctctgccag gaggtgagtgagcaggagaagctgagggagacagtccagaaggaccacacgctcctgagaaagaaagaggagagactCAGCCAGCTGGAGACGTCACTGACAGAGgag ctgtcatgtgatgaaggcgagcggctggtgggagatcggagagtctcatttgatgtcagagactcagagacgagcagagacgagtatggccaagaggagacga GAGTTTCCATGGATACCAGTGCCCGCTATCCCATGAGGGCTACCAGAGCATATAGTGGATACACTCCAGCaag GCCTCTCTTCACACGCTACCCAGCTGCCCCACCCACCAATGGGCTGGTCCAGCTCGGCCTGGACGAGAACAATCAGATCAAGGTCTACCATTACCGAAGAGGCACAATCCACTGA
- the LOC143485482 gene encoding TOG array regulator of axonemal microtubules protein 1-like, with translation MYTLQVLNLRSGVSRMAVVSLRELYSSLQKGMDQEVEATAKVLLHKAAESNAFIRQDMDTALDSMVQNCTPIRSMNALLAGGLCNLNAAVRKCTARHLATLVEKIGAGRLLSGAKDVTPRIIPAVSKLAQDSSQETKLVLGSEREFYKAYSVSQIVIFC, from the exons atgtacacattacag gtgctgaacctgcgctctggcgtgtcccgcatggcggtggtgtccttgagggagttgtactccagcctgcagaaagggatggaccaggaagtggaggctacagctaaggtcctcctccacaaagcagcggagtccaatgccttcatcaggcaggacatggacacagctctggacagcatggtgcagaactgcacccccattcggagcatgaacgcccttctcgctggaggactctg taatctgaatgctgcagtaagaaagtgtactgctcggcacttggctactttggtagagaagattggtgctggccgcttattgtctggggcgaaagacgtcacaccgcgaattattcctgcagtctccaagttggcacaggactcttcacaagaaaccaagttagtactgggatcagaacgagaattctacaaagcttattcagtttcccagatagtaatattttgctga